In the genome of Streptomyces sp. NBC_00190, one region contains:
- a CDS encoding sensor histidine kinase gives MIPTVAMGTQVAVTAQRLLAQSERLRADVAAAERLGVPLYTLMVDLQAERTVTAARWAGAAGAEEELRDRREATDRAAAEFRRLAADSAAAFGGVNHRLDGLAANRQRADAGSGGADGMLAYYTGAIGAIIQVYQQEFSHAEDAELAQESRPVVPMLSATEMVAREDSILALAGPSRELNSASFDQFISAMGSQRYLNETWIAPYLSERDRRFYERILASSDWQTKIRIENAIVSDHKDIEYGIKLPAEVGDWRSAHENFSVQMATLNVDRARQVLTRGEAKAEELQTEVAWLIGGSGGGLLAVVLVVVLTTRSVLRRLHVLHERTVTVAEETLPDVVARLQRGETVDAAALPAVRGDRDEVGRVSDAFARAVAVSVDGHRQLAAERHGFGLFAAGIASRTGNLVSRQLSLTEDLQDTFGHDEALLAQLMRADQLTVGMRRQIENLLILAGGEVPDPHTAPMRVADLLREAAAEVEDFRRIERQALDETSVEPRVISQISHLLAELLDNATRFSPPRSKVVIRAELVADGLSVEIEDRGPRVTPERYEEMNGRLHQAPPYSVLAQNAHRLGLFVVGHLADQLRATVTLRRSVFGGTSAVVILPGELLVATEGEAPREPARPAPAPAPAPAPAQAAPAAAPSAPAPLGPEERKPELVLHTGAGLPSRGTKVPGAVAAAAAAPAPAPAAGPTRPALPERVPQAHIAEQLRAPRAPETAVPQDTATPEEVADAWADYEQGTQTVEEELRRDQP, from the coding sequence GTGATCCCCACCGTGGCGATGGGCACCCAAGTGGCCGTGACCGCTCAACGCTTGCTGGCCCAGTCGGAGCGCCTGCGGGCCGATGTCGCGGCCGCCGAGCGGTTGGGCGTACCGCTGTACACGCTCATGGTCGACCTGCAGGCCGAGCGGACGGTGACCGCCGCGCGGTGGGCGGGCGCCGCCGGCGCCGAGGAGGAGCTGCGGGACCGGCGGGAGGCGACGGACCGGGCTGCGGCCGAGTTCCGTCGGCTGGCGGCCGATTCGGCCGCGGCCTTCGGGGGAGTGAACCATCGGCTCGACGGCCTGGCCGCAAACCGCCAGCGTGCGGATGCCGGCAGCGGCGGAGCCGACGGCATGCTCGCCTACTACACCGGGGCGATCGGCGCGATCATCCAGGTGTACCAGCAGGAGTTCAGCCACGCCGAAGACGCTGAACTCGCGCAGGAGAGCCGGCCCGTGGTGCCCATGCTCTCGGCCACCGAGATGGTGGCGCGCGAGGATTCGATCCTGGCCCTGGCCGGGCCGTCCAGGGAGCTGAACTCCGCCTCCTTCGACCAGTTCATCAGCGCCATGGGGTCCCAGCGGTACCTCAACGAGACATGGATCGCGCCGTATCTGTCCGAGCGTGACCGGCGGTTCTACGAGCGGATCCTCGCCTCCTCGGACTGGCAGACGAAGATCCGTATCGAGAACGCGATCGTCTCCGACCACAAGGACATCGAATACGGCATCAAGCTGCCCGCCGAGGTCGGCGACTGGCGGTCCGCGCACGAGAACTTCTCGGTGCAGATGGCCACGCTCAACGTCGACCGTGCGCGGCAGGTGCTCACGCGCGGCGAGGCCAAGGCCGAAGAGCTACAGACCGAGGTCGCCTGGCTGATCGGCGGAAGCGGCGGCGGACTGCTGGCCGTCGTGCTCGTGGTCGTGCTCACCACGCGGTCGGTGCTCCGCCGCCTGCACGTCCTGCACGAGCGCACGGTGACCGTCGCCGAGGAAACCCTGCCCGACGTCGTCGCCCGGCTCCAGCGCGGGGAGACCGTCGACGCCGCGGCGCTGCCGGCGGTGCGCGGCGACCGGGACGAGGTCGGACGCGTCAGCGACGCGTTCGCCCGGGCCGTCGCCGTATCCGTCGACGGACACCGGCAGCTCGCGGCCGAGCGTCACGGCTTCGGTCTGTTCGCCGCGGGCATCGCCTCGCGCACCGGAAACCTGGTCAGCCGCCAGCTGAGCCTCACCGAGGACCTCCAGGACACCTTCGGCCACGACGAAGCACTGCTCGCACAGTTGATGCGGGCCGACCAGCTGACGGTGGGCATGCGGCGGCAGATCGAGAACCTCCTCATCCTGGCGGGCGGCGAGGTCCCCGACCCGCACACCGCGCCCATGCGCGTCGCCGACCTGCTGCGCGAAGCCGCCGCTGAGGTCGAGGACTTCCGCCGCATCGAGCGGCAGGCCCTGGACGAGACCAGCGTGGAACCGCGCGTGATCAGCCAGATCAGCCACCTGCTCGCGGAACTGCTGGACAACGCCACCCGGTTCTCCCCGCCGCGGTCGAAGGTGGTCATCCGCGCCGAACTGGTGGCGGACGGGCTGTCGGTCGAGATCGAGGACCGTGGGCCGCGGGTGACTCCCGAGAGGTACGAGGAGATGAACGGCCGCCTGCACCAGGCCCCGCCGTACTCCGTCCTGGCGCAGAACGCGCACCGGCTGGGGCTCTTCGTGGTCGGCCACCTCGCCGACCAGCTCCGGGCGACGGTCACCCTCCGCCGCTCGGTGTTCGGAGGGACCTCCGCCGTGGTGATCCTTCCCGGGGAGCTGCTGGTGGCGACCGAGGGGGAAGCGCCGCGCGAACCCGCGAGGCCGGCCCCGGCCCCTGCCCCGGCCCCGGCCCCGGCCCAGGCGGCGCCCGCAGCCGCTCCCTCCGCCCCCGCACCGCTCGGTCCCGAGGAACGCAAGCCCGAGCTGGTCCTGCACACGGGCGCCGGGCTGCCGAGCCGCGGTACGAAGGTGCCCGGGGCCGTGGCCGCAGCCGCGGCCGCGCCCGCACCGGCGCCGGCGGCCGGCCCCACGCGGCCGGCCCTCCCCGAGCGCGTCCCGCAGGCCCACATCGCCGAGCAGCTGCGCGCCCCTCGCGCACCGGAAACAGCCGTCCCGCAGGACACGGCGACACCCGAAGAGGTGGCCGACGCCTGGGCGGACTACGAACAGGGGACCCAGACAGTGGAAGAAGAGCTCCGACGGGATCAGCCATGA
- the msrB gene encoding peptide-methionine (R)-S-oxide reductase MsrB, producing the protein MAYEVEKTDEQWQAELTPSEYQVLRLAGTEPAFRGEYTSTKTEGVYSCRGCGAELFRSTEKFESHCGWPSFFDPKDTEAVELIADTSHGMVRTEVRCAACGSHLGHVFEGEGYPTPTDQRYCINSISLRLTPDEA; encoded by the coding sequence ATGGCGTACGAGGTCGAGAAGACGGACGAGCAGTGGCAGGCGGAGCTGACCCCGTCCGAGTACCAGGTGCTGCGCCTCGCGGGCACCGAGCCGGCCTTCCGCGGTGAGTACACGTCCACCAAGACGGAAGGCGTCTACTCCTGTCGCGGCTGCGGGGCGGAGCTGTTCCGCTCCACGGAGAAGTTCGAGTCGCACTGCGGCTGGCCGTCCTTCTTCGACCCGAAGGACACCGAGGCCGTCGAGCTGATCGCCGACACCTCGCACGGCATGGTCCGCACCGAGGTCCGCTGCGCGGCGTGCGGCTCCCACCTCGGCCACGTCTTCGAGGGCGAGGGCTACCCGACGCCGACGGACCAGCGGTACTGCATCAACTCCATCTCCCTGCGGCTCACCCCGGACGAGGCCTGA
- a CDS encoding DUF742 domain-containing protein, with the protein MAEDEPRPARRRRTRLYALTDGRTAAPHTVLTMDTTITAAVAEDARGGLPTEWQAVLAMCAEPGGLAVAEIAARMHIRLTPMTLLLGELADRGLIHHRPPLEGAETTNVHLLMRIRDNLARI; encoded by the coding sequence ATGGCGGAAGACGAGCCACGGCCCGCAAGACGCCGCCGGACGCGGCTGTACGCCCTGACCGACGGCCGTACAGCCGCACCGCACACCGTCCTCACCATGGACACCACGATCACGGCGGCGGTCGCCGAGGACGCCCGAGGCGGCCTGCCCACCGAGTGGCAGGCCGTCCTGGCCATGTGCGCGGAGCCCGGCGGCCTGGCGGTCGCCGAGATCGCGGCGCGGATGCACATCCGTCTCACCCCGATGACGCTGCTCCTCGGCGAACTGGCCGACCGCGGGCTGATCCACCACCGGCCGCCCCTGGAGGGCGCCGAGACCACCAACGTCCACCTGCTCATGAGAATCAGGGACAACCTTGCCCGGATATGA
- a CDS encoding alpha-hydroxy acid oxidase, translating to MINRTTLSVPELEEAARDRLDRAAYDFYAAGSGEEISLGEAHRAWQEYRLKPRILRDVSELDTSVAILGTELASPVIAAPTAFHSMADPEGEVATARGVAGAGSLLVLSSRATREVEDVAAAAGPWWFQVYALRDGKLTRSQVERAAAAGARALVLTVDAPYVAAKPRVRRPLPLSAQDRLSRDVGLDTRSSSWEQDPSIGPETIARLARESGLPVLVKGVLRPDDAAACVDAGAAGVIVSNHGGRQLDRSVSTAAALPEVVRAVGDRVPVLVDGGIHTGTDVLTALALGARAVLVGRPVLWALATGGSEGVRSLFESYRAGLAESMALAGAPSVRAITSDLVVPPHRAG from the coding sequence GCGAGGAGATCAGCCTCGGCGAGGCCCATCGCGCCTGGCAGGAATACCGGCTGAAGCCGCGCATACTGCGCGATGTCTCCGAGCTGGACACGTCGGTCGCGATACTCGGCACGGAGCTGGCCTCGCCCGTGATCGCCGCCCCGACCGCCTTCCATTCGATGGCGGACCCGGAGGGCGAGGTGGCGACCGCCCGGGGCGTGGCCGGGGCCGGCTCGCTGCTGGTCCTCTCGTCCAGGGCCACGCGCGAGGTGGAGGACGTGGCGGCCGCTGCCGGACCGTGGTGGTTCCAGGTGTACGCCCTGCGCGACGGGAAGCTGACCCGGAGCCAGGTCGAGCGGGCCGCGGCGGCGGGCGCCCGGGCCCTGGTGCTGACCGTCGACGCCCCGTACGTGGCCGCCAAACCCCGGGTCCGGCGGCCGCTGCCGCTGTCCGCGCAGGACCGGCTCAGCCGCGACGTGGGCCTGGACACGCGCAGCAGTTCATGGGAACAGGACCCCTCGATCGGCCCGGAGACGATCGCCCGGCTCGCCCGGGAGTCCGGTCTCCCCGTGCTGGTCAAGGGCGTTCTGCGGCCGGACGACGCCGCGGCCTGCGTGGACGCGGGAGCGGCGGGCGTGATCGTGTCCAACCACGGCGGCCGCCAGCTGGACCGCTCCGTGTCCACGGCCGCGGCCCTGCCCGAGGTGGTCCGTGCGGTCGGCGACCGCGTCCCGGTCCTGGTCGACGGCGGGATCCACACCGGTACGGACGTACTGACGGCGCTGGCCCTCGGCGCGCGGGCCGTCCTGGTGGGGCGGCCCGTGCTCTGGGCCCTGGCGACCGGCGGGTCCGAGGGGGTCCGCTCGCTCTTCGAGTCCTACCGGGCCGGCCTCGCCGAGTCCATGGCCCTGGCGGGCGCCCCGTCGGTGCGCGCGATCACGTCCGACCTGGTGGTTCCCCCGCACCGGGCCGGGTGA
- a CDS encoding GTP-binding protein: protein MPGYDTPATQESAPVKILIAGGFGVGKTTLVETISEIEPLRTEERLTAAGVGVDDLDGIESKAVTTVAMDFGRITLTDAGVVLYLFGTPGQERFWFMWDDLLNGALGAIVLVDTRRLDRSFPAVDFFESRGLPFVVGANCFHGEQAYTAEEIGAALHLRDPNTPVLMLDARSRQDVRACLLSLLDQLIANAEAVATV, encoded by the coding sequence TTGCCCGGATATGACACCCCCGCCACTCAGGAATCGGCTCCGGTCAAGATCCTCATCGCCGGTGGGTTCGGGGTCGGGAAGACGACCCTGGTGGAGACGATCTCCGAGATCGAGCCGCTGCGTACGGAGGAGCGGCTGACGGCCGCGGGTGTCGGCGTCGACGACCTCGACGGAATCGAGTCCAAGGCGGTCACCACCGTGGCGATGGACTTCGGCCGGATCACCCTCACCGACGCCGGAGTCGTCCTCTACCTGTTCGGTACGCCGGGCCAGGAACGCTTCTGGTTCATGTGGGACGACCTGCTGAACGGGGCGCTCGGGGCGATCGTGCTGGTCGACACGCGACGCCTCGACCGGAGCTTCCCGGCCGTCGACTTCTTCGAGAGCCGCGGACTGCCCTTCGTGGTCGGCGCGAACTGCTTCCACGGCGAACAGGCGTACACCGCAGAGGAGATCGGAGCGGCCCTGCACCTGCGCGACCCGAACACGCCCGTCCTCATGCTCGATGCCCGCTCCCGCCAGGACGTCCGCGCCTGCCTGCTCTCGCTCCTCGACCAGCTCATCGCCAACGCGGAGGCCGTGGCGACCGTCTGA
- a CDS encoding roadblock/LC7 domain-containing protein, translating to MTTNTATSNDAIYSVLDNNLSRIAGIQGAVLLSNDGIRLSAYLLDQPQAERMAAAASGIAATMKAISREVDGGRVIRQLVEMDDRYLCIVGCGEGSTLIVVTSRKARLGELGGEAVRTAQALGEWLGTPERAPLPTS from the coding sequence ATGACCACAAACACTGCGACATCCAACGACGCGATCTACAGCGTCCTGGACAACAACCTGAGCAGGATCGCCGGCATCCAGGGAGCCGTGCTCCTGTCCAACGACGGCATCAGGCTGAGCGCCTACCTGCTGGACCAGCCCCAGGCCGAGCGCATGGCGGCCGCGGCCTCCGGCATCGCGGCCACGATGAAGGCGATATCCCGGGAGGTCGACGGCGGCCGCGTCATCCGCCAGCTGGTGGAGATGGACGACCGGTACCTCTGCATAGTCGGGTGCGGGGAGGGCAGCACCCTCATCGTGGTGACCTCCCGCAAGGCGCGGCTCGGGGAGCTGGGCGGCGAGGCCGTACGGACCGCCCAGGCGCTCGGCGAGTGGCTGGGCACCCCCGAGCGCGCCCCTCTCCCGACCTCGTAA